In the Maribacter sp. MJ134 genome, one interval contains:
- a CDS encoding PAS domain S-box protein — translation MISAKTNLSFSSDWIQQIPTAIALVDTNYNLVSASPNWLKKFDFSQSDAIGLNLYDLFPRFSKDWDTKLKYCVDGLKDIKIIDNQTNAKNPENNLVWDLNPWKDGYGNIIGVILKVDNISKSRKLELELNRTKLILNQKGNIAKIGSWEYLINEEQLQWSPIVHTIYGVSKDFEPTLNSALAYYVQGTSRDTIKERVQHAITKGKPWNENLQLKRGDGKTIWVNSIGRPKYKDGVCIRVIGTVQDITATYEQSLNKLERHQNTFFDQVTFGLILSDFKTGSIIAANDAFAKLAGYETSYFKGKTFKAFISDSLKKRSINLAKQLKNKGAFKAIETVFYNKDGKKLTLRLSGKRIETFSGGFNVLTTIENITPEIEKEKRIKGLLDDATEKNEHLLNFAHMVSHNLKAHATNFSLLLNFLDKEVGESERKKLTEMLFNASDNLSETIKRLREVFAIKTNANQEKKNISLNEHIFHVEQNLMGLLKQNNGKIINEIPDSIKVKALPAYLDSILTNCLTNAIKYKKKDKAPIIILSVQKTKAYTTLSIEDNGVGLDMEKFGDKLFGLYQTFHKENKGNGIGLYITKQQIESMNGKISATSTLGQGTIFKISFSNS, via the coding sequence ATGATTAGTGCCAAAACCAACCTTTCTTTTTCCTCTGACTGGATTCAACAAATCCCTACTGCCATTGCCCTTGTCGATACCAATTATAATTTGGTAAGTGCATCACCAAATTGGTTAAAAAAATTCGACTTTTCTCAGAGTGATGCCATCGGGCTCAATCTGTATGACCTGTTCCCTAGATTTTCAAAAGATTGGGATACGAAATTAAAATATTGCGTTGATGGTTTAAAGGATATCAAAATTATTGATAATCAGACTAACGCAAAGAATCCAGAAAATAATCTTGTTTGGGACCTGAACCCGTGGAAAGACGGTTACGGTAATATCATCGGCGTTATTCTTAAGGTAGATAACATATCCAAAAGCAGAAAGTTAGAGCTAGAATTAAACCGGACAAAACTTATATTAAACCAGAAAGGTAATATAGCTAAAATAGGTAGTTGGGAATATTTAATTAACGAAGAGCAATTGCAATGGTCTCCAATAGTACATACCATCTATGGCGTAAGTAAAGATTTTGAACCCACCTTAAATAGTGCATTAGCCTACTACGTACAAGGGACCTCAAGAGATACAATTAAGGAAAGGGTACAGCACGCCATAACTAAGGGTAAGCCCTGGAACGAAAATTTACAATTAAAACGAGGAGACGGGAAAACCATTTGGGTAAATTCTATTGGAAGACCAAAGTATAAAGATGGCGTTTGCATACGTGTTATTGGTACCGTACAAGATATTACCGCTACGTATGAGCAATCGTTGAACAAATTAGAACGGCATCAAAACACCTTTTTTGACCAAGTTACTTTTGGATTGATCCTTAGTGATTTTAAGACAGGTAGTATTATTGCGGCAAATGATGCCTTTGCAAAATTAGCCGGATACGAGACTAGCTATTTTAAGGGAAAGACGTTCAAAGCTTTTATAAGTGATTCCTTAAAAAAACGCAGTATCAACTTAGCAAAACAGCTTAAGAATAAGGGAGCGTTCAAGGCTATAGAAACAGTGTTTTACAATAAAGATGGAAAAAAATTAACCTTACGACTATCAGGTAAAAGAATCGAAACTTTTTCCGGAGGTTTTAATGTGCTTACTACAATTGAAAATATTACGCCAGAAATAGAAAAAGAAAAAAGAATTAAAGGGCTTCTTGACGATGCTACCGAAAAGAATGAGCACCTGCTGAATTTTGCTCATATGGTATCCCATAATTTGAAGGCACATGCCACTAATTTTTCTCTTCTCCTAAACTTTTTAGATAAAGAAGTCGGTGAAAGCGAGCGCAAGAAATTAACGGAAATGCTTTTCAACGCCTCGGATAACTTGTCTGAAACTATAAAAAGGTTAAGAGAAGTTTTTGCCATAAAAACTAATGCCAACCAAGAGAAAAAAAATATTTCTTTGAACGAACACATCTTCCATGTAGAGCAGAATCTTATGGGACTTTTAAAACAAAATAACGGTAAGATTATAAATGAGATTCCCGATAGTATTAAGGTAAAAGCTTTACCTGCATACTTAGATAGTATTCTTACGAATTGTTTGACCAATGCCATTAAGTACAAAAAGAAAGATAAAGCACCGATCATTATCTTAAGTGTTCAAAAAACAAAGGCATATACCACCTTAAGCATAGAGGATAATGGCGTAGGACTGGATATGGAAAAATTTGGAGATAAACTCTTTGGACTATACCAGACATTCCATAAAGAAAACAAGGGCAATGGAATTGGACTATACATAACCAAACAACAGATTGAATCCATGAATGGCAAAATCAGCGCTACAAGTACTTTGGGACAAGGGACAATTTTTAAAATATCTTTCAGCAATTCATAA
- the coaD gene encoding pantetheine-phosphate adenylyltransferase, with product MRRAIFPGSFDPLTLGHHDIIMRGIPLFDELIIAIGKNADKKYMFSLEERMNFIVEAFKDQPNVKVLTYEGLTVDFCQKVNANYILRGLRNPGDFEFEKAIAHTNRKLSEIETVFLLTSSGKSYISSSIVRDVIRNNGDYTGLVPNSVRTEQ from the coding sequence ATGAGACGTGCAATTTTTCCAGGTTCCTTTGACCCATTAACCTTGGGACATCATGATATTATTATGAGAGGTATACCTTTATTTGACGAACTCATTATCGCTATCGGGAAAAACGCGGACAAAAAGTATATGTTCTCTCTAGAAGAGCGCATGAATTTTATAGTGGAAGCATTCAAAGACCAACCCAATGTAAAAGTGCTAACTTATGAAGGGCTTACGGTAGATTTCTGTCAAAAAGTTAATGCAAATTATATTCTTAGAGGATTACGTAATCCAGGAGATTTTGAATTTGAAAAAGCTATTGCCCATACCAACAGAAAATTGTCCGAGATAGAAACCGTATTCCTATTAACTTCTTCCGGAAAATCTTATATCAGCTCTTCTATTGTAAGGGATGTTATAAGGAATAATGGAGATTACACTGGTTTAGTCCCTAATTCCGTAAGGACAGAGCAATAG
- a CDS encoding D-alanine--D-alanine ligase codes for MKKTIGIIMGGYSSEFKISLKSGSVVYDYLDKTKFSPYRIHILKEKWVHVDDDDNEHPVNKHDFSLTINDTRVTFDCIFNAVHGTPGEDGLMQAYFELLGIPQTSCGFYQAALTFNKRDLLSVLKPYGIKCAPSYYLNKGDEINEDAIIEKVKLPCFVKANKSGSSYGISKVYKKEELAKAISIAYKEDDEIIIEGFLSGTEVSVGVIKYEGKTKVLPITEIVTENDFFDYEAKYEGKSTEITPARISKEQEENVRQSAQTIYDVLKMTGFSRSEFIFIGNEPFLLEMNTTPGLTTESILPQQAKEAGIHLAELFENAINEVLS; via the coding sequence ATGAAAAAGACTATAGGTATCATCATGGGCGGCTACTCTAGCGAGTTTAAAATTTCATTAAAAAGCGGAAGCGTTGTTTATGATTATTTGGATAAAACAAAATTTAGTCCTTACCGCATACATATCTTAAAGGAAAAATGGGTTCATGTAGATGACGATGACAACGAACACCCTGTGAACAAACATGATTTCTCCTTAACGATTAACGACACAAGGGTTACTTTTGATTGTATCTTCAACGCCGTCCATGGCACTCCTGGAGAAGATGGTCTTATGCAGGCCTATTTTGAACTTCTGGGCATACCTCAAACTTCTTGTGGTTTTTACCAAGCTGCACTAACCTTTAACAAAAGAGATTTACTAAGTGTACTAAAACCATATGGCATTAAGTGCGCACCATCTTATTACCTTAACAAGGGAGATGAAATCAACGAAGATGCCATTATTGAAAAGGTGAAACTACCATGTTTTGTTAAGGCAAATAAATCCGGGAGCAGTTATGGTATTTCTAAGGTATACAAGAAGGAAGAACTGGCAAAGGCAATAAGCATTGCATATAAGGAAGATGACGAAATTATTATAGAAGGCTTTTTATCGGGAACGGAAGTGTCTGTCGGAGTCATAAAATATGAAGGGAAAACTAAAGTCTTACCAATTACCGAGATTGTTACTGAAAATGATTTTTTTGACTACGAAGCGAAGTACGAAGGAAAGTCTACGGAAATTACTCCAGCAAGAATTTCAAAGGAGCAGGAAGAAAATGTAAGACAGAGCGCACAGACCATTTACGATGTCTTAAAAATGACAGGTTTTTCGCGAAGTGAATTTATCTTCATTGGCAACGAACCTTTTCTGCTAGAAATGAACACTACTCCGGGGCTGACCACGGAAAGCATATTACCGCAACAGGCAAAAGAAGCGGGAATACATCTTGCCGAACTTTTTGAAAATGCTATAAACGAAGTTTTGTCCTAA
- a CDS encoding PASTA domain-containing protein has product MKNFLNFLKSKTFLIQLGLSIVMLVILIFLVLRWLGSTTNHGEFVEVPDFAKLSVMEMRKSVEDAGLRYEVLDSANYNPDYPRFSIIEQNPAAGTKVKTNRKIYFTVNPSGYKKVTVPKIIQVTKRNASSMLKAVGLDVQRVTYIDQLGKDMVYYIKFKGKDIKPGDKLPKTSKIELVCGNGTIPNSAIIKADSE; this is encoded by the coding sequence ATGAAGAATTTTCTAAATTTTTTAAAGAGCAAGACTTTTTTGATTCAGTTAGGGCTTTCTATAGTAATGCTTGTAATTTTGATTTTTCTGGTGCTGCGTTGGTTAGGCAGTACCACTAATCATGGAGAATTTGTGGAAGTTCCCGATTTTGCTAAACTCTCCGTCATGGAGATGCGCAAATCGGTTGAGGATGCTGGATTGCGCTATGAAGTTTTAGATTCCGCAAACTATAATCCGGATTATCCCCGGTTTTCAATTATAGAGCAGAATCCCGCAGCGGGGACAAAGGTAAAAACGAACCGAAAAATTTATTTTACTGTTAATCCGTCGGGTTATAAGAAAGTTACGGTTCCTAAAATTATACAGGTTACCAAAAGAAATGCATCTTCAATGCTCAAAGCTGTTGGTTTAGACGTGCAACGTGTTACTTATATAGACCAATTGGGTAAGGATATGGTGTACTATATAAAATTTAAGGGCAAGGATATTAAACCTGGAGATAAACTTCCTAAAACCTCCAAAATAGAATTGGTATGCGGTAACGGTACCATTCCTAACAGCGCCATTATAAAGGCAGACTCAGAATAG
- a CDS encoding RluA family pseudouridine synthase: protein MASTSTHELDDDELYEHHSVLASKGQEPLRVDKFLMNFIENATRNKIQKAAKDGHVWVNGAMVKSNYKVKAGDEVKVLFEHPPHEFLLVAEDIPLDIIYEDDVLLVVNKPAGMVVHPGHGNYSGTLINALIHHVDNLPANSSERPGLVHRIDKDTSGLLVIAKTEAAMTHLSKQFFNKTSEREYVALVWGNVNEEEGVIEGHVGRSPKNRLQMHVFPEGEEGKEAVTHFKVIERLGYVTLVSCRLETGRTHQIRVHMKYIGHTLFNDERYGGDKILKGTTFTKYKQFVENAFKILPRQALHAKTLGFVHPLTGKHMQFDSELPQDMAQCIEKWRSYAQNSM, encoded by the coding sequence ATGGCATCCACTTCAACCCATGAATTAGATGATGATGAGCTATACGAGCATCATAGTGTATTAGCTTCTAAAGGTCAGGAGCCTTTGCGTGTAGACAAGTTCCTTATGAACTTCATTGAAAATGCCACCAGAAATAAAATCCAGAAGGCGGCTAAAGATGGCCATGTTTGGGTCAACGGTGCCATGGTAAAGTCTAATTACAAGGTAAAGGCAGGTGATGAGGTAAAAGTGCTTTTTGAACATCCTCCACATGAATTTTTGTTGGTGGCCGAGGATATTCCTTTAGACATCATTTATGAGGATGATGTGCTTTTGGTGGTGAACAAACCGGCAGGCATGGTGGTGCATCCTGGTCACGGAAACTACTCCGGCACTTTAATCAATGCATTGATTCATCACGTAGATAATTTACCCGCCAATAGCAGTGAACGTCCTGGTTTAGTTCATAGAATTGATAAGGATACCTCCGGGCTACTGGTCATTGCAAAAACAGAGGCAGCAATGACCCACTTGTCCAAACAATTTTTTAATAAGACCTCAGAACGCGAGTATGTTGCTTTGGTTTGGGGTAATGTTAACGAAGAAGAAGGGGTTATTGAGGGGCATGTAGGCCGCAGTCCTAAAAATAGACTGCAAATGCATGTTTTTCCCGAAGGAGAAGAAGGTAAGGAAGCGGTTACCCATTTTAAGGTGATAGAGCGGTTAGGTTACGTAACACTTGTATCCTGTAGGCTAGAAACTGGTAGAACCCATCAAATAAGGGTTCATATGAAATATATTGGGCATACCTTGTTCAACGATGAGCGTTACGGAGGGGATAAGATTTTAAAGGGGACTACATTTACCAAGTATAAACAGTTTGTGGAGAACGCTTTTAAAATATTACCAAGACAGGCACTTCACGCAAAAACACTAGGTTTCGTGCATCCTCTTACCGGAAAACACATGCAATTTGATTCTGAATTACCGCAAGATATGGCCCAATGTATTGAAAAATGGCGGAGCTACGCTCAAAATAGTATGTAA
- the yaaA gene encoding peroxide stress protein YaaA has translation MKIVISPAKSLDFESELPTTKFTQPNFLVESEKLNKVLIKKKPKALSELMSISDNLAQLNWERNQKFTVPFTPKNARPAVFAFNGDVYNGLDAYSIPEEKLDKLQDTLRILSGLYGVLRPLDLMQPYRLEMGTSLKVGRNKNLYEFWKKTITEHLNEELVADELFVNLASNEYFGAVDAKALKVPVITPIFKDWKNDKLKVISFYAKKARGSMVRYILDTDAKTLEDIQGFDRDEYQFSKAHTLKENEPVFVR, from the coding sequence ATGAAGATTGTAATATCCCCGGCAAAATCGTTGGATTTTGAAAGCGAGTTGCCCACAACTAAATTTACGCAGCCCAATTTTCTTGTGGAGTCAGAGAAATTGAACAAGGTTTTGATAAAGAAGAAACCGAAGGCATTATCCGAACTAATGTCCATATCTGACAATTTAGCACAATTGAACTGGGAGCGCAATCAGAAATTTACGGTGCCATTTACACCTAAAAATGCCAGGCCTGCGGTCTTTGCATTTAATGGAGATGTTTATAATGGACTGGACGCTTATTCCATTCCAGAAGAAAAACTAGATAAATTACAGGACACATTACGTATCTTATCCGGGTTATATGGGGTTCTAAGACCGCTGGATTTAATGCAACCATATAGATTGGAAATGGGAACCTCTTTGAAGGTTGGAAGAAATAAAAATCTATACGAATTCTGGAAAAAAACCATAACGGAACACTTAAACGAGGAATTGGTAGCGGACGAATTGTTTGTAAATCTTGCTAGTAACGAATATTTTGGAGCTGTTGATGCAAAAGCATTAAAAGTACCGGTAATTACCCCTATTTTTAAAGATTGGAAGAACGATAAGTTAAAAGTGATTAGCTTTTATGCCAAAAAAGCAAGAGGTTCTATGGTCCGGTACATTTTGGATACCGATGCAAAAACCTTAGAGGATATACAAGGTTTTGATAGGGACGAATACCAGTTTAGCAAAGCGCACACCTTAAAAGAAAACGAACCTGTTTTTGTACGATAA
- a CDS encoding 30S ribosomal protein THX yields MGKGDKKSRKGKIANNSYGARRPRKIKRRPTVEEKIKTVKKK; encoded by the coding sequence ATGGGGAAGGGAGATAAAAAATCAAGGAAAGGAAAAATAGCCAATAACTCTTATGGTGCAAGAAGGCCAAGAAAAATTAAGAGAAGACCTACGGTAGAGGAAAAGATAAAAACCGTTAAAAAGAAGTGA
- a CDS encoding uracil-DNA glycosylase family protein, producing the protein MFQHIHPYEPFLFPEATKLIVGTLPPPRFTTGDLKPEDVDFCYGSKNGQLWPILDIIFDLGLKYETTEFAAQQRKAFLVKYKIGVCDIVASAERDKVDASDLGMQNTTLRNILGYLERYPAVDTLLFTGGNSKNGPEYFFRRHLKENGLALQVVSNVVPRIHTFTHPKTKKHLKTVSLTAPSGAANRAVGSLDLYKKLKIKNPDFNTLDFRVMQYREFF; encoded by the coding sequence GTGTTTCAACATATACATCCTTATGAACCGTTTTTATTTCCTGAGGCTACCAAACTCATTGTAGGCACCTTACCTCCACCACGCTTTACTACTGGCGATTTAAAACCAGAAGATGTAGATTTTTGTTACGGGAGTAAAAACGGACAGCTTTGGCCAATTTTGGATATAATTTTCGACTTGGGGTTGAAGTATGAAACTACGGAATTTGCAGCTCAGCAGCGAAAGGCATTTTTAGTGAAGTATAAAATAGGAGTTTGTGATATTGTGGCGAGTGCGGAGCGCGATAAAGTGGATGCTTCGGACCTGGGTATGCAAAACACTACTTTGAGAAATATTCTCGGGTATTTGGAACGGTATCCCGCAGTAGATACACTGCTCTTTACTGGAGGAAATAGTAAAAATGGTCCAGAATATTTCTTTAGAAGACATCTCAAAGAAAATGGTCTTGCGCTGCAGGTAGTCTCGAACGTAGTGCCAAGGATTCATACATTTACGCATCCAAAGACAAAGAAACACCTGAAAACGGTTTCGTTAACGGCACCTTCTGGAGCGGCCAACAGAGCAGTGGGCAGTTTAGATTTATATAAAAAATTAAAGATCAAAAATCCTGATTTCAATACCTTGGATTTTAGGGTGATGCAATACAGGGAATTTTTTTAA
- a CDS encoding class I SAM-dependent methyltransferase, which yields MEANGHISKLAKKPWPTKRAMIQVYEKKLWGGNQTDFYSGVGSHHPQIIAPYHKDLIAFLSDFEHPLTVCDLGCGDFNIGSKLVEYTQFYHAVDIVPELVKRNKKKFDLKNLEFYCLDISNDVLPAADCVLLRQVLQHLSNKEILRIIKKLSAFKYVIITEHVPAGEYEPNRDIISGQGIRLKKQSGVKVLSAPFNLKVIEEKLLSAIDLGKGKGVIETTLYQLW from the coding sequence ATGGAAGCTAACGGACATATATCTAAATTGGCAAAGAAACCATGGCCTACGAAAAGGGCCATGATACAGGTATACGAAAAGAAACTATGGGGAGGGAATCAAACAGATTTCTATTCAGGAGTTGGTTCACATCATCCTCAAATCATAGCACCCTATCATAAAGACTTGATTGCTTTCTTAAGCGATTTTGAACATCCCCTTACGGTCTGTGATTTAGGCTGTGGAGATTTTAATATTGGAAGCAAATTAGTGGAGTACACCCAGTTTTACCATGCCGTAGATATTGTGCCAGAACTGGTAAAGCGTAATAAGAAAAAATTTGACCTGAAAAACCTAGAATTTTATTGTCTGGATATTTCAAATGATGTTTTACCTGCTGCGGACTGTGTACTATTAAGGCAGGTTTTACAACACCTTTCGAATAAAGAAATACTCCGTATAATTAAAAAACTAAGTGCTTTTAAGTATGTAATAATTACAGAGCATGTTCCCGCAGGTGAATACGAGCCCAACAGAGATATTATTTCAGGTCAGGGAATTCGGCTTAAAAAACAAAGTGGTGTCAAGGTATTGTCTGCACCGTTTAATCTAAAAGTTATAGAGGAAAAGCTTTTATCTGCTATTGATTTAGGTAAAGGTAAAGGTGTAATTGAAACTACTTTATATCAGCTTTGGTAA
- a CDS encoding phosphoenolpyruvate carboxylase, which translates to MQQQERLEEFKKSVQNKFNVYNSLFLNLPYRNIENVGMLIPLLMDQSQKGLQSGLNPKEIIEDFFERFANLDTEEERIDFMFRIIQYVERQVVLYDSVEDAAFPKIHKHSSSLSLKDYFQLVEKNNAWDSIADKLDNFSARIVLTAHPTQFYTPAVLDIITNLRTLILEDKIDEIDVALQQLGLTSLVNAKKPTPLDEAKNIIYTLRNVYYDAIGDMYAYIKRSAGSRGFENHDIVKLGFWPGGDRDGNPFVTADITKDVMDELRITLMKCYYNDLKRLQHKLTFREVQDPLNKLRANLYKAMFDPTKDVGYEDIIGPLQQIRAALIDKYHDLYLKDLDLFIDKVKIFKTHFATIDIRQDHSMHTKVMNAVLIKNGFIKEDLNELSESKLIDILLNEKLSLVPDDYKEDIVKDTIKNVSQLVTIQAKNGEEGCNRYIISNSEDVFSILFVYALFRWCGWADKKITFDIVPLFETMKGMDNAEATMQQLFNLKAYRTHLANRGDKQTIMLGFSDGTKDGGYLKANWSILKTKEELSAVCDANEIAAVFFDGRGGPPARGGGKTHRFYAAQTNKVANNEIQLTIQGQTITSTYGTKEQFIYNSEQLLTAGLSNTILGKEITISEDSRALIEELSELSFEKYDALKHHENFMSYLENMSTLKYYTKANIGSRPGKRGNKAKLELSDLRAISFVGSWSQLKQNVPGYFGIGTALKYLADDGRFDEAKTLYNEVPFFQALMMNSMMSLSKCYFELTSYMRENEEYGDFWQILHDEYELSKKMLLELSGMEILMEKETISRESIKIRENIVLPLLVIQQYALQKIGEGNAHKALYEKIVTRSLYGNINASRNSA; encoded by the coding sequence ATGCAGCAGCAAGAAAGATTAGAAGAATTTAAAAAATCGGTACAGAACAAGTTCAATGTTTATAACAGCCTGTTCTTAAATTTACCGTATCGGAATATAGAAAACGTGGGAATGCTTATTCCCCTGTTAATGGACCAATCCCAGAAAGGTCTACAATCGGGCTTGAATCCTAAGGAAATCATAGAGGATTTCTTTGAAAGATTTGCCAATCTCGATACGGAGGAAGAGCGTATAGACTTCATGTTCCGAATTATTCAGTACGTAGAGCGTCAGGTGGTGTTATATGATAGTGTGGAGGATGCCGCATTTCCAAAAATACATAAGCACAGTAGTTCATTGTCTTTAAAAGACTATTTTCAGTTGGTCGAGAAGAACAACGCTTGGGATTCCATTGCCGATAAACTAGACAATTTTAGCGCAAGAATAGTACTCACGGCACACCCTACGCAGTTCTATACACCCGCGGTATTAGATATTATCACCAATTTAAGGACGCTTATTTTAGAGGATAAGATAGATGAAATAGATGTAGCCCTACAGCAGTTAGGATTAACCTCCTTGGTAAATGCCAAAAAACCTACACCCTTGGACGAGGCCAAGAATATCATATATACCCTTAGAAATGTTTATTATGATGCTATTGGAGATATGTATGCATATATAAAGAGAAGCGCGGGTAGTAGAGGTTTTGAAAATCATGATATTGTAAAATTAGGTTTTTGGCCGGGAGGTGATAGAGATGGTAATCCCTTTGTAACCGCAGATATTACCAAAGATGTAATGGATGAGCTACGTATTACCCTAATGAAATGTTATTATAACGATTTAAAGCGCTTACAGCACAAACTAACTTTTAGGGAAGTGCAGGATCCTCTGAACAAATTGCGGGCTAATTTATACAAGGCCATGTTCGACCCTACCAAGGATGTTGGCTACGAGGACATTATAGGACCCTTACAGCAGATACGAGCCGCATTGATAGATAAGTATCATGACTTATATTTGAAGGATTTGGACTTGTTCATAGACAAAGTTAAAATTTTCAAAACGCATTTTGCCACTATAGATATTAGGCAGGATCACAGTATGCACACCAAAGTGATGAATGCGGTATTGATAAAGAATGGGTTTATAAAAGAGGATTTGAACGAGCTATCCGAATCAAAATTGATTGATATCCTTTTAAATGAGAAGTTGTCCTTAGTACCGGATGATTATAAGGAGGATATAGTAAAGGACACGATTAAGAACGTGTCACAACTAGTAACCATTCAAGCAAAGAATGGCGAAGAAGGATGTAACAGGTACATTATAAGTAATTCAGAAGATGTATTCAGTATTCTCTTTGTTTATGCTTTGTTCCGATGGTGTGGTTGGGCAGATAAAAAGATAACCTTTGATATTGTTCCACTTTTTGAGACCATGAAGGGTATGGATAATGCGGAAGCTACCATGCAACAACTGTTTAATTTAAAAGCGTATAGAACTCATCTGGCCAATAGGGGAGATAAACAGACCATAATGCTCGGTTTTTCCGATGGTACCAAGGATGGGGGTTACTTAAAGGCCAATTGGTCCATTCTTAAGACAAAGGAAGAACTATCGGCAGTATGTGATGCTAACGAAATTGCAGCAGTTTTCTTTGATGGAAGAGGAGGTCCACCGGCAAGAGGTGGAGGTAAAACACACCGTTTCTATGCGGCACAGACCAATAAAGTGGCCAATAACGAGATTCAATTGACAATTCAAGGACAAACCATTACAAGTACCTACGGTACAAAGGAGCAGTTTATTTATAACAGCGAACAACTATTAACAGCAGGATTGTCTAATACGATATTGGGGAAGGAAATTACCATTTCAGAAGATTCACGTGCCTTGATTGAAGAACTTTCAGAACTAAGTTTTGAGAAATATGACGCCTTGAAACATCATGAGAATTTCATGTCTTATTTGGAAAACATGAGTACCCTAAAGTACTATACGAAAGCTAATATTGGCAGTAGGCCCGGTAAACGGGGGAATAAGGCAAAACTGGAGTTATCCGATCTAAGAGCGATTTCTTTCGTAGGTTCCTGGAGTCAGTTAAAGCAAAACGTTCCTGGTTATTTTGGAATAGGTACGGCTTTGAAGTATTTGGCGGACGACGGTAGGTTCGATGAGGCAAAGACACTGTACAATGAAGTTCCTTTTTTCCAAGCTTTGATGATGAATAGTATGATGAGCTTATCTAAATGCTATTTTGAATTGACAAGTTACATGAGGGAGAATGAAGAGTATGGCGACTTTTGGCAAATATTGCACGATGAGTACGAGCTTTCTAAAAAAATGCTTTTAGAGCTTTCCGGTATGGAAATCTTAATGGAGAAAGAAACCATCTCAAGAGAATCTATTAAGATTAGGGAAAATATAGTACTACCGTTATTGGTAATACAGCAGTATGCTTTACAAAAAATAGGAGAGGGTAATGCCCATAAAGCACTCTACGAGAAAATTGTAACCCGTTCCCTTTACGGTAATATTAATGCTAGTAGAAACTCAGCTTAG